A single window of Anaerocolumna chitinilytica DNA harbors:
- a CDS encoding cell wall-binding repeat-containing protein, translating into MYIGKNVNTLNTTRICGGNHFQNAVAISDVVYADKSPDSIIITNGEIIHDAIISTSVIHFPYNAPILFSHTDYIDINTLNQIYKLNPQGVNGIQIFLIGGISEAIGQYLISLGFAVKIISGANIYETAANVARFLDNLDNIIILSSQNYLNGLSACAWAAHMGVPILFTEKNQLPYETINVIVNANHANVFLFGNTDDISEQVEKELTGLNINYLERITGNDPYDVSVNFSKYKSPDGKFGWGKTNRNGHAFTFTAIENPFNSVSGALFAHLGKHSPILIIDKNRLPSVIRNYIESVKPISQAEPQPPFMHGWIIGCENDISFQTQIEIEKALSIDTAHMHGMS; encoded by the coding sequence ATGTATATTGGTAAAAATGTAAATACTTTAAATACAACACGCATATGTGGAGGTAATCACTTTCAAAATGCTGTTGCAATATCTGATGTCGTTTATGCAGACAAATCGCCAGATTCTATCATAATTACGAATGGAGAAATAATACATGATGCAATAATTTCAACATCTGTAATTCACTTTCCTTACAATGCTCCTATTTTATTTTCCCATACCGATTATATCGATATAAATACCTTAAATCAAATTTATAAATTAAATCCACAAGGGGTAAATGGGATTCAAATATTTTTAATAGGCGGTATATCTGAAGCTATTGGGCAGTATCTAATATCATTAGGGTTTGCTGTAAAGATAATATCTGGAGCAAATATCTATGAAACAGCAGCTAATGTAGCAAGATTTCTTGACAACCTGGATAATATAATTATTTTATCTTCTCAAAATTATCTTAACGGGCTATCAGCCTGTGCTTGGGCTGCACATATGGGTGTACCTATTCTATTTACGGAAAAGAATCAACTGCCGTATGAGACAATTAATGTTATTGTAAATGCAAATCACGCCAATGTATTTTTGTTTGGCAATACAGATGATATTTCAGAACAGGTAGAAAAAGAACTAACCGGATTGAATATAAATTATCTTGAGCGAATTACAGGTAATGATCCATATGATGTATCTGTAAATTTTTCTAAATATAAAAGCCCTGATGGTAAATTTGGTTGGGGAAAAACCAATCGAAACGGGCACGCTTTTACCTTTACCGCTATCGAAAATCCATTTAATAGCGTATCAGGTGCGCTGTTTGCTCATTTAGGAAAGCATAGCCCTATCCTCATAATAGATAAAAACAGACTACCTAGTGTTATCCGTAATTATATAGAATCAGTTAAGCCAATATCTCAGGCTGAACCGCAGCCGCCTTTTATGCATGGCTGGATTATTGGTTGTGAAAATGATATTTCATTTCAGACCCAGATTGAAATTGAAAAAGCACTATCCATCGATACAGCTCATATGCATGGAATGAGCTGA
- a CDS encoding four-helix bundle copper-binding protein, producing MFATMEKMPVSLMQNGNPHQTCIDACVKCAQICQECLTMCLQEDDVKARLSCIKSLQDCSEICSITACYMSRGSQNIQEICNVCATICEQCADDCSMFQDNHCPTCSDTCRQCASECKNMVNM from the coding sequence ATGTTTGCAACTATGGAAAAAATGCCGGTATCACTTATGCAGAATGGAAATCCTCATCAAACTTGTATTGATGCTTGTGTAAAATGTGCTCAGATATGTCAGGAATGTCTTACAATGTGTTTACAAGAGGATGATGTAAAAGCTAGACTAAGTTGTATTAAGTCATTACAGGATTGTTCAGAAATTTGCTCAATAACAGCCTGCTATATGTCAAGAGGAAGTCAGAATATACAGGAAATCTGCAATGTATGTGCTACAATCTGTGAGCAATGTGCAGATGATTGCAGTATGTTTCAAGATAATCATTGCCCAACATGTTCAGATACATGCAGGCAATGTGCTAGTGAATGTAAAAACATGGTTAACATGTAA